One Gemmatimonadota bacterium genomic region harbors:
- a CDS encoding efflux RND transporter periplasmic adaptor subunit, with the protein MTAPSVTTSRLLLLGVLVAACKKEEVQEITIPTAAVTRRTIVLDATASGAIEPINVVEVKSKSSGQITQMTVETGSKIAAGDLLVQLETRDVQNQFDQARADLNAAEARLQVSEAQKKRNDDLFGQRIITAQEHETAQLDYANAQAAVIRARTSLDLAQQRLDDATVRAPNSGTIIEKTVSLGQVITSATSGVGGGTTLLKMADLTKVRMRALFNETDIGQVTAGQQTTVTVDAFPDRPFQGTVEKIEPQAVIQQSVTMFPVLINLNNSEGLLKPGMNGEASVLVERRENVLAIPNDAIRTTREAPMLAGSMGLIPDSVSASIQAQMQQFGGMGGGGRRGQQEQGLPNMGGPPRGMRMMPGDVELPQQGGRPGGQGGAGRQAPQASEADCAKYRDALAKKPAVAKQLADLRQKMMDGQVDFAAMREESTKLYGELGVDAMIARGCQGGGRPGGAPGAQAQPSNGGQGPAGASPAAGQSATGRTGGARPTQGGEFPTRVRTRTGVVFVVANGTYTPKVVRLGAANFDYTEVVSGLNEGDQVALLATAAIQAARDSSNARFRQMTGGGMPGMQRQQGSATTGGATGGAGGAPGGGPPRQ; encoded by the coding sequence ATGACCGCTCCATCCGTGACTACATCGCGCCTGCTCCTGCTCGGCGTCCTCGTCGCCGCCTGCAAGAAGGAAGAAGTGCAGGAGATCACCATCCCGACGGCCGCCGTGACCCGGCGGACCATCGTGCTCGACGCCACCGCCTCCGGAGCCATCGAGCCGATCAACGTCGTCGAGGTCAAGTCCAAGTCGTCCGGGCAAATCACCCAGATGACCGTCGAGACCGGGAGCAAGATTGCCGCCGGCGACCTGCTCGTGCAGCTGGAAACCCGGGACGTCCAGAACCAGTTCGACCAGGCGCGCGCGGACCTCAACGCCGCCGAGGCGCGCCTGCAAGTCTCCGAAGCGCAAAAGAAGCGCAACGACGACCTGTTCGGCCAGCGCATCATCACCGCGCAGGAACATGAGACCGCGCAGCTGGATTACGCGAACGCGCAAGCCGCCGTGATCCGGGCGCGCACCTCGCTCGACCTCGCCCAGCAGCGACTGGACGACGCCACGGTCCGTGCCCCCAACAGTGGGACCATCATCGAGAAGACGGTCTCGTTAGGCCAGGTGATCACGTCGGCGACCAGCGGCGTCGGTGGCGGCACCACGCTCCTCAAGATGGCCGACCTCACCAAGGTGCGCATGCGCGCGCTGTTCAACGAAACGGACATCGGCCAGGTCACCGCCGGTCAGCAGACCACCGTGACCGTCGATGCCTTCCCTGACCGACCGTTCCAGGGCACCGTCGAGAAAATCGAGCCGCAGGCCGTTATCCAGCAAAGCGTGACGATGTTCCCCGTGCTCATCAACCTCAACAACAGCGAAGGCCTGCTGAAGCCCGGCATGAATGGCGAGGCCTCGGTGCTCGTGGAGCGCCGGGAGAACGTGCTCGCCATCCCGAATGACGCGATCCGCACGACGCGCGAGGCACCCATGCTCGCGGGATCGATGGGACTCATCCCGGACAGCGTCAGCGCCTCGATCCAGGCGCAGATGCAGCAGTTCGGTGGCATGGGCGGTGGCGGACGTCGCGGTCAGCAGGAACAGGGCCTCCCCAACATGGGCGGCCCCCCGCGCGGCATGCGGATGATGCCCGGTGACGTGGAACTCCCGCAGCAAGGAGGTCGGCCCGGTGGTCAAGGTGGTGCTGGACGCCAGGCGCCGCAGGCGAGCGAAGCCGATTGCGCGAAGTACCGCGACGCCCTGGCCAAGAAGCCGGCCGTGGCCAAGCAGCTTGCCGACCTGCGCCAGAAGATGATGGACGGCCAGGTCGACTTCGCGGCGATGCGCGAGGAATCCACCAAGCTGTACGGCGAGTTGGGCGTCGACGCGATGATCGCCCGCGGCTGTCAGGGGGGCGGCCGACCCGGCGGCGCGCCGGGTGCCCAGGCCCAGCCGTCTAACGGTGGACAGGGACCAGCTGGTGCGTCACCCGCCGCAGGTCAGTCCGCCACTGGCCGAACCGGGGGGGCACGCCCCACACAGGGCGGCGAGTTCCCCACGCGCGTGCGGACTCGCACCGGCGTGGTCTTTGTGGTCGCCAACGGCACCTACACGCCAAAGGTTGTCCGGCTCGGTGCGGCCAACTTCGACTACACGGAGGTTGTCTCCGGCCTCAATGAGGGCGACCAGGTGGCCCTACTGGCGACGGCGGCGATCCAAGCGGCGCGTGACTCCTCCAACGCCAGGTTCCGGCAAATGACAGGCGGCGGGATGCCCGGCATGCAGCGCCAGCAAGGGTCGGCGACCACCGGTGGGGCAACCGGAGGCGCTGGTGGCGCCCCCGGCGGCGGCCCCCCGCGCCAATAG
- a CDS encoding TolC family protein, whose amino-acid sequence MKRLLILGLLPGTLAAQDGARAISLEEAIRLAQLNSPSTVSARGQIRASDAAVRTAYGTFLPTFSMSAGASSSNGENLGPNGRLVAISTPWSFSRGLNSNLELFDAGRRLFNLRNAQAEQDAAEANERLSNYRVALDVSQQYFNILAARESRAAAQAQFAQADQQLKVASARVAAGAATKSDSLRSVIAVGNAQLSILNAENNIRVAAANLSRITGTNDNVTAVNEEGAAVPQVRLDSVEIRRMLEESPSIVAARRQLAATAQARRSAKTSYWPTFSLGYGLSGQRTDEAFAPTGGPFSSLRTLRLNFNYQIFNGLTREENQARASIAETNAQAQLRDARLAAEQQLTQLLGSLRLAEARIGIQLASVEAGDEDLRVQNQRYALGSSTLLDVLTSQSTLNQARFSLIQARYDARLAKAQIEALLGRTIP is encoded by the coding sequence ATGAAGCGACTCCTGATCCTGGGCCTGCTGCCCGGTACGTTGGCCGCGCAGGACGGCGCCCGCGCCATCTCGCTCGAGGAAGCCATCCGGCTCGCGCAGCTGAATTCGCCATCGACCGTCTCGGCGCGCGGTCAGATCCGCGCGAGTGATGCCGCCGTGCGCACGGCGTACGGCACGTTTCTCCCCACGTTCAGCATGTCCGCGGGCGCCTCGAGTTCCAACGGTGAGAACCTCGGGCCCAATGGGCGCCTCGTCGCGATCTCCACCCCGTGGAGCTTCTCTCGCGGCCTGAACTCCAACCTCGAACTCTTCGATGCCGGGCGCCGGTTGTTCAACCTGCGCAATGCGCAGGCGGAGCAGGACGCCGCCGAGGCCAACGAGCGCCTCTCCAACTATCGGGTTGCGCTGGACGTCAGCCAGCAATACTTCAACATCCTCGCCGCACGGGAATCGCGCGCCGCTGCCCAGGCGCAATTCGCCCAGGCCGATCAGCAGCTCAAGGTCGCCAGCGCACGGGTGGCCGCAGGCGCTGCGACCAAGTCAGATTCGCTCCGGTCGGTGATTGCAGTCGGCAACGCGCAACTCTCGATCCTCAATGCGGAAAACAACATCCGCGTGGCTGCGGCCAACCTCAGCCGCATCACCGGCACCAACGACAATGTCACGGCGGTGAACGAGGAAGGCGCCGCGGTCCCGCAGGTGCGGCTGGACTCGGTCGAGATCCGCCGCATGCTGGAAGAATCCCCGAGCATCGTCGCCGCGCGCCGCCAGCTGGCGGCGACCGCCCAGGCGCGCCGCTCGGCAAAGACCAGCTACTGGCCGACCTTCAGCTTGGGCTACGGCCTCAGCGGCCAGCGCACCGACGAAGCCTTTGCACCAACCGGCGGCCCGTTCAGCAGCCTCCGCACCCTGCGCCTCAACTTCAACTACCAGATCTTCAACGGGCTCACGCGTGAGGAAAACCAGGCCCGCGCATCGATCGCCGAGACCAACGCACAGGCTCAACTGCGCGATGCCCGCCTCGCAGCGGAACAGCAGCTGACCCAGTTGCTGGGCTCGCTGCGGCTCGCCGAAGCGCGCATCGGGATCCAGCTGGCCTCGGTGGAAGCCGGAGACGAAGACCTTCGCGTCCAGAACCAGCGATACGCCTTGGGCTCCTCGACCTTGCTCGACGTCCTGACCTCCCAGAGCACCCTCAACCAAGCGCGTTTTTCCTTGATCCAGGCGCGCTACGACGCCCGGTTGGCCAAGGCCCAGATCGAGGCCCTGCTCGGCCGCACCATCCCCTGA
- a CDS encoding sigma-70 family RNA polymerase sigma factor, producing the protein MLPTPTPRLRLVGEVADRSVEQGHVVAAQQGDPDAFASLVRIHQRRAYAVARAIVLTHEDAEDAVQEGFLHAYRALQRFIPDQAFGAWLHRIVANAALDITRRKKVRDADALADTMASPFRDPAESDELRRRLDAALASLGDRQRSVIVLHDVEGFKHAEIGQMLGIPEGTARSDLHHARARLRQALSGIRSHL; encoded by the coding sequence ATGCTGCCGACCCCGACCCCGAGGCTCCGCCTCGTGGGTGAGGTCGCCGATCGTTCCGTGGAGCAGGGACACGTCGTGGCGGCCCAGCAAGGGGACCCGGACGCGTTCGCCTCACTGGTTCGCATCCATCAGCGGCGCGCCTACGCTGTGGCGCGGGCCATCGTGCTCACGCACGAGGACGCTGAGGATGCTGTGCAGGAGGGGTTCCTGCACGCCTATCGGGCCCTCCAGCGGTTCATCCCCGATCAGGCCTTTGGAGCCTGGCTCCACCGCATCGTCGCCAATGCCGCCCTCGACATCACGCGCCGCAAGAAGGTGCGGGACGCCGACGCACTCGCCGACACCATGGCCTCGCCGTTTCGTGACCCGGCCGAGTCGGACGAATTGCGGCGACGGCTGGACGCAGCGTTGGCATCGTTAGGTGATCGCCAACGATCGGTGATCGTCCTCCACGACGTAGAAGGGTTCAAGCACGCCGAGATCGGCCAGATGCTCGGCATCCCTGAAGGCACCGCCCGTTCCGACCTGCATCACGCACGCGCCCGGCTGCGCCAGGCGCTTAGCGGCATCCGGAGTCACTTATGA
- a CDS encoding HDIG domain-containing protein codes for MPTREAAHALMCEYTASDSLRKHMCSVEAAMRAYARHFGEDEEAWGLAGLLHDFDYERWPNAEHSPDAEHPAEGVRILRGLGYPEPILEAILGHATYSGVPRVTRMAKTLFAVDELSGLITATALVRPSRSVHEVDPRSVQKKMKDKAFARGVNREDVINGAADLGVELEPHIRFVIDSMRSVAPVLGLDGTPRPPA; via the coding sequence CTGCCCACGCGGGAAGCCGCTCACGCGCTGATGTGCGAGTACACCGCTTCTGATTCGCTGAGAAAGCACATGTGCTCCGTGGAAGCCGCCATGCGGGCCTACGCCCGCCACTTCGGTGAGGACGAGGAGGCATGGGGGCTCGCCGGACTCCTGCACGACTTCGACTACGAGCGCTGGCCGAATGCCGAACACTCACCAGATGCGGAGCACCCGGCCGAAGGGGTGAGGATACTCCGCGGGCTCGGGTATCCGGAACCAATCCTCGAGGCCATCCTGGGACACGCCACCTACTCGGGTGTCCCCCGGGTCACCCGCATGGCGAAAACGCTCTTTGCGGTGGACGAACTGTCCGGGCTCATCACGGCGACCGCCCTGGTTCGCCCAAGCCGCAGTGTCCACGAGGTCGACCCGCGTTCTGTCCAGAAGAAGATGAAGGACAAGGCCTTTGCCCGGGGGGTCAACCGCGAGGATGTCATTAACGGAGCGGCCGACCTCGGCGTCGAACTCGAGCCCCATATCCGCTTCGTCATCGACTCCATGCGGTCCGTCGCGCCAGTGCTCGGCCTGGATGGCACGCCGAGGCCGCCCGCATGA
- a CDS encoding peptidylprolyl isomerase produces MKKATIVTSRGTVVAELYDQDAPGTVENFEKLANSGYYDGTRFHRVIPEFVVQGGDPYSKGGEAAKGPVGTGGPGYTIKCETKGNPRKHRVGALSMAHAGKDTGGSQFFMVLSESNTRHLDGVHTVFGNITEGLDVLPLIRQNDELVSAKVE; encoded by the coding sequence ATGAAGAAGGCCACCATCGTCACCTCCCGCGGCACCGTCGTCGCCGAACTCTACGATCAGGATGCCCCCGGCACCGTCGAGAACTTTGAAAAACTCGCCAATAGTGGCTACTACGACGGCACCCGGTTCCACCGCGTAATTCCGGAATTTGTCGTGCAGGGTGGCGATCCCTACTCCAAGGGTGGTGAGGCGGCCAAGGGCCCGGTGGGCACCGGCGGCCCGGGCTACACCATCAAATGCGAGACAAAGGGCAATCCGCGAAAACATCGGGTCGGAGCGCTGTCCATGGCTCACGCCGGCAAGGACACGGGTGGCTCGCAATTTTTCATGGTACTCTCGGAGTCGAACACCCGGCATCTGGACGGGGTCCACACCGTCTTCGGCAACATCACCGAAGGGCTCGACGTCCTCCCGCTGATTCGCCAGAATGACGAGTTGGTCTCCGCGAAGGTCGAGTAA
- the nth gene encoding endonuclease III, with the protein MPKGGGAPRQPLSQRRPKVATGRKPLATTPARGARGAPPPNSKIGPKKPGTTTSPSPTQTKPRIAQRSGDALIDHARWLWDALTALYPDAHCELDYRSPWELLAATILSAQCTDKRVNMVTPELFRRWPTPADLASAPPADVEDVIRTTGFFRAKARSLGGAAVAISERHAGELPRTIAELVKLPGVGRKTANVVLGNAFGINEGVVVDTHVGRLALRLGLTSETDPVKVEQDLMRAFPAEHWALLSHLLIWHGRRVCDARRPKCGECTLRTHCPSALV; encoded by the coding sequence ATGCCGAAGGGAGGGGGAGCACCGCGACAGCCCTTGTCGCAGCGACGACCGAAGGTGGCGACCGGGCGAAAGCCGCTCGCCACGACCCCGGCCCGCGGGGCGCGGGGGGCCCCCCCCCCGAACTCGAAGATAGGGCCGAAAAAGCCGGGGACTACAACCTCGCCATCCCCAACCCAGACAAAACCACGCATCGCCCAGCGTTCCGGCGACGCGCTGATCGACCACGCGCGCTGGTTATGGGATGCCCTGACCGCCTTGTACCCCGACGCCCACTGCGAGCTCGACTACCGATCCCCGTGGGAATTGCTCGCCGCCACCATCCTCTCCGCGCAGTGCACCGACAAGCGCGTGAACATGGTCACCCCGGAGCTCTTCCGGCGCTGGCCCACCCCCGCTGATCTCGCCTCCGCGCCACCGGCCGACGTCGAGGACGTCATCCGCACGACCGGCTTCTTTCGGGCCAAGGCCCGTTCACTCGGCGGGGCAGCGGTCGCCATCTCGGAGCGGCACGCCGGCGAGCTCCCCCGGACCATCGCCGAGCTGGTGAAACTCCCCGGCGTGGGCCGCAAGACCGCCAACGTCGTCCTGGGCAACGCCTTCGGGATCAACGAGGGCGTCGTCGTGGACACACACGTCGGCCGCCTCGCCCTCCGGCTGGGCCTAACGAGCGAAACCGACCCGGTGAAGGTCGAACAGGACCTGATGCGCGCCTTCCCCGCCGAGCATTGGGCCTTGCTCTCCCACCTCCTCATCTGGCATGGCCGACGGGTCTGCGATGCCCGCAGGCCCAAATGCGGCGAGTGCACCCTCCGGACGCACTGTCCATCCGCCCTCGTGTAG
- a CDS encoding alpha/beta fold hydrolase, with protein sequence MPSPIPAPRESGLTTSTPVPLYWARYGPAGVSPLLVLHGGPGAHHDYLLPQMLALGDARELVFYDQRGGGRSRTDDPAPIGWSEQVHDVARVARELACDPLTIVGYSWGALLALLYALEAPQRGGPMPRRLVLIDPAPVTRTHRTRFEEEFASRQQGAEIRALRDALAASGLRERDPDAYRQRAFELSVAGYFADPRRATDLTPFRVTGRVQQSIWESLGDFDLLPRLRSLRVPTLITHGWHDPIPVDSSIEAARAMSARLVVLEASGHVPYVEQPEALFSTIEQFLRDSAGG encoded by the coding sequence ATGCCTTCCCCCATCCCTGCCCCGCGCGAGAGCGGCCTCACCACCTCGACTCCCGTCCCGCTCTACTGGGCAAGGTACGGCCCCGCGGGAGTCTCGCCCCTCCTGGTCCTCCACGGCGGCCCGGGCGCCCACCACGACTACCTGTTGCCACAGATGCTCGCCCTTGGGGACGCGCGCGAGCTGGTGTTCTACGACCAGCGTGGGGGTGGACGCTCCCGCACTGACGACCCTGCCCCCATCGGCTGGAGTGAACAGGTCCACGACGTAGCCAGGGTGGCTCGGGAGCTCGCCTGCGACCCGCTCACGATCGTCGGCTATTCGTGGGGGGCGCTCCTCGCGCTCCTCTACGCGCTGGAAGCCCCTCAACGCGGGGGCCCGATGCCGCGGCGCCTGGTTCTCATCGACCCAGCGCCGGTCACTCGCACGCATCGCACCCGGTTCGAGGAGGAGTTTGCGAGTCGCCAACAGGGGGCGGAGATCCGGGCCCTCCGGGACGCGCTCGCCGCGTCGGGGCTCCGAGAGCGTGATCCCGACGCCTACCGCCAACGCGCGTTCGAGCTCTCGGTCGCCGGCTACTTCGCCGACCCGCGACGAGCCACCGACCTCACCCCCTTCCGGGTCACCGGGCGTGTCCAGCAATCGATCTGGGAGAGCCTCGGCGATTTTGACCTCCTCCCGCGACTGCGATCGCTTCGCGTGCCGACACTCATCACGCACGGGTGGCACGATCCCATCCCGGTGGATTCCTCGATCGAGGCCGCCCGTGCCATGAGCGCCCGCCTGGTCGTCCTCGAGGCATCCGGGCATGTGCCCTATGTGGAGCAGCCAGAGGCTCTCTTCTCCACCATCGAACAATTCTTGCGGGACTCCGCGGGAGGATAG
- a CDS encoding histone deacetylase has product MPLHCWTSARYEIPLPDGHRFPIAKYALLRDRVCAEGLVEPSHLHEPERSSVADLSRVHAPSYIDRILHGGLEASEVRRLGFPWSAALAERSLRAVGGTLAAAQQSLRSGIAMNLAGGTHHAFADHGEGYCVFNDVAVATRALQAEALVRRVAIVDLDVHQGNGTHAIFTGDPDVFTFSMHGARNYPFRKVAGMVDVELADGTGDDEYLEVLGRHLPAVLARAQPDLVFYLAGADPHEGDRLGRLALTHEGLARRDHMVLTACRDVGIPVAITIAGGYGRDVATTVEAHVRTVRLARDVLLASAR; this is encoded by the coding sequence ATGCCGCTCCACTGCTGGACCTCCGCCCGCTACGAAATCCCGCTCCCGGACGGGCATCGGTTTCCCATCGCGAAGTACGCCCTGTTGCGCGACCGGGTGTGCGCGGAAGGCCTGGTGGAGCCGTCGCACCTTCACGAACCGGAGCGGAGTAGCGTCGCCGACCTCTCCCGGGTCCACGCCCCATCCTACATCGACCGGATCCTGCACGGGGGTCTCGAAGCCTCAGAGGTGCGGCGGCTCGGGTTCCCATGGTCGGCCGCCCTGGCAGAGCGATCATTGCGGGCGGTGGGCGGGACGCTGGCCGCTGCGCAGCAGTCGTTGCGGTCCGGCATCGCGATGAACCTGGCCGGGGGGACCCACCACGCGTTCGCGGACCACGGCGAAGGGTACTGCGTGTTCAACGACGTGGCCGTGGCGACCCGGGCCTTGCAGGCGGAGGCCCTCGTACGGCGGGTGGCGATCGTTGACCTGGATGTCCACCAGGGAAACGGGACCCACGCGATCTTCACCGGTGACCCCGACGTCTTCACCTTCAGCATGCACGGCGCCCGCAACTACCCGTTCCGCAAGGTCGCGGGGATGGTCGATGTTGAGCTGGCGGACGGCACCGGCGATGACGAGTACCTCGAGGTCCTGGGCCGGCACCTGCCCGCGGTGTTGGCGCGCGCGCAGCCCGACCTGGTGTTCTACCTGGCGGGCGCTGACCCGCACGAAGGGGACCGCCTGGGGCGCTTGGCCCTCACCCACGAGGGACTGGCGCGGCGCGATCACATGGTGCTCACCGCCTGCCGCGACGTGGGGATTCCGGTCGCTATCACCATCGCCGGCGGGTATGGCCGGGACGTCGCCACCACCGTCGAGGCGCATGTGCGCACGGTGCGCCTGGCGCGCGATGTCCTTCTTGCTTCGGCGCGTTAG
- a CDS encoding HEAT repeat domain-containing protein, whose translation MTAQNPSNPAFNGELAHLVWLLVYRPTHLDAQKGALRRALAIVLEDGCRVSQVDVANAAAELSRAEARPDDFLWLTELAARMGAHAVRVVEVHQGARAVDVLGLARALAAAGAQDDGRSFDAEILSLAPTTLTVHLGRTGFVRTPTPPGGMRPIGLRPSLTPPVGQMSVADAIKERGPRSALETPSALRRPTPEAAVRIIQDAIMPQSTDLAPSDLVMRLRGELTPDDAPPVLDEIGRMLESAAGVGRWDLIVDVATKLLDREALVTDPDVRRAFGIQFRRLAKPSNMRGIIDLLVTRRELRDDIHRFLQRQGEPAADLLVEMLVAAEGAAARRAYRDAILKCPSAVEPLMHLLRDHRWFVVRNAAELLGELNATEADQELINTARHSDVRVRRAATLALIRLGTPRAMHTMLHALVDEEAEVRRRAASGLGAMRHNPRAAAGLLAALDDEEDADVIHAVLAALGHHATPEVVTRLIKESSAGSILRRRTSARRVAAIAGLAEAATPEALAQLRALAGDKDRAVREAAERALAASAEPATSPA comes from the coding sequence ATGACCGCGCAGAATCCATCCAACCCGGCGTTCAACGGTGAGCTGGCACACCTGGTCTGGCTCCTCGTGTACCGGCCAACGCACCTCGACGCCCAGAAGGGAGCGTTGCGACGCGCGCTGGCGATCGTGCTGGAGGACGGTTGCCGTGTGAGCCAGGTGGATGTCGCCAACGCGGCTGCCGAGTTGTCCAGGGCCGAGGCGCGCCCGGACGACTTCCTCTGGCTGACCGAGCTGGCGGCGCGCATGGGGGCCCACGCGGTGCGCGTGGTTGAAGTGCACCAGGGGGCTCGCGCGGTCGATGTGCTCGGGTTGGCTCGCGCGCTCGCCGCGGCTGGCGCGCAGGACGACGGGCGGTCGTTCGACGCGGAGATCCTGTCACTGGCACCGACCACCTTGACCGTGCACCTGGGGCGGACCGGCTTCGTCCGAACGCCAACCCCGCCCGGCGGAATGCGGCCCATCGGTCTGCGGCCGAGTCTCACCCCGCCGGTGGGCCAGATGTCAGTGGCTGACGCCATCAAGGAGCGAGGGCCCCGCTCAGCACTGGAGACGCCCTCTGCACTCCGGCGCCCGACCCCGGAGGCCGCGGTCCGGATCATCCAGGACGCGATCATGCCGCAGTCCACCGACCTTGCCCCGAGCGACCTGGTGATGCGGTTGCGAGGCGAGCTGACGCCCGACGATGCTCCCCCGGTCCTCGATGAGATCGGCCGGATGCTCGAGAGTGCGGCCGGGGTCGGACGCTGGGACCTCATTGTCGACGTGGCCACCAAGCTGCTGGATCGCGAAGCCTTGGTCACCGACCCGGATGTGCGTCGTGCCTTCGGGATCCAGTTCCGTCGGCTCGCCAAGCCGAGCAACATGCGAGGCATCATTGACCTGCTCGTGACCCGTCGCGAACTCCGGGACGACATCCACCGGTTCCTGCAGCGGCAGGGGGAGCCGGCGGCCGACCTCCTGGTGGAGATGCTCGTCGCGGCCGAGGGCGCCGCGGCACGTCGGGCCTATCGTGATGCGATCCTCAAGTGTCCGAGCGCGGTCGAACCGCTGATGCACCTCCTGCGTGACCACCGGTGGTTCGTGGTCCGCAATGCGGCTGAGTTGTTAGGAGAACTCAACGCTACCGAGGCCGACCAGGAGCTGATCAACACCGCACGACACTCGGACGTTCGGGTGCGTCGAGCGGCCACCCTGGCCCTGATTCGCCTGGGGACGCCTCGTGCCATGCACACGATGCTGCATGCCCTGGTCGATGAGGAAGCAGAAGTGCGCCGCCGCGCGGCCAGTGGACTGGGCGCGATGCGACACAATCCTCGGGCCGCCGCGGGGTTGCTGGCCGCGCTGGACGACGAGGAGGACGCGGATGTCATTCATGCCGTCCTCGCCGCGTTGGGCCATCACGCGACCCCGGAGGTTGTCACGCGGCTCATCAAGGAGTCGAGCGCCGGATCGATTCTCCGGCGCCGGACGTCAGCCCGTCGGGTTGCCGCGATCGCGGGGCTGGCCGAGGCCGCGACGCCAGAGGCGCTGGCCCAGCTGCGCGCACTGGCGGGAGACAAGGACCGGGCCGTGCGAGAGGCGGCGGAGCGAGCGCTCGCCGCCTCCGCTGAACCGGCTACTTCGCCCGCTTGA
- a CDS encoding beta-lactamase family protein, which translates to MKHHPWRAAARLVVLSLVGTACQGGGSSSAPARAIVARIDSIAAARMATGQAAGFSIGVMKGADTVLMKGYGSADLELEVPTPAGAVYEIGSVTKQFTAAAIMQLRDAGKLALDDDLSKHLPDYPMQGQKVSIRRLLDHTSGIKGYTEMPMFGPLMLRDLPKDTLVAAFSREKFEFAPGALEVYNNSAYFLAGLIIEKLSGMSYADYVQKNLFEKAGMASSAYCSEKDIMKRKVKGYEYGADSALHHKGFLVHTWPYAAGSLCSTVRDLAAWNRALHNGQVLPPASYTEMITPGVLNDGTRLRYGTGLALRTVGGHRLIEHGGGINGFVSASHYYPDDSLTVVVLINTVGPMAADPLAVDVAMSILGRAPAKTETFSGDMNALAGEYTGVSRGQTMRARVAVENGTLRLRAGPDRNMVTPTPEPAPVTLVYLGGGTWADDETHYVFTMSGAATTELRIDSSYGYSILKRAK; encoded by the coding sequence ATGAAGCATCATCCATGGCGCGCTGCGGCGCGCCTCGTTGTGTTGTCCCTCGTCGGCACCGCCTGCCAGGGTGGTGGCTCGTCCTCCGCGCCCGCACGCGCGATCGTCGCGCGCATCGACTCCATTGCGGCCGCCCGCATGGCGACGGGACAAGCCGCCGGCTTCTCCATTGGCGTCATGAAGGGTGCGGACACGGTCCTGATGAAGGGCTACGGCTCGGCCGACCTGGAGCTCGAAGTGCCCACGCCAGCGGGTGCCGTGTACGAGATTGGGTCCGTCACGAAGCAGTTCACGGCCGCTGCGATCATGCAACTCCGGGACGCCGGCAAGCTCGCCCTGGACGACGACCTCTCCAAGCACCTCCCGGACTATCCCATGCAGGGGCAGAAGGTCTCGATTCGCCGCCTCCTGGACCACACCTCGGGCATCAAGGGATACACCGAGATGCCGATGTTCGGGCCGCTCATGCTGCGCGACCTCCCCAAGGATACCCTGGTCGCGGCCTTCAGCCGCGAGAAGTTCGAGTTCGCCCCCGGCGCGCTCGAGGTCTACAACAACTCTGCCTATTTCCTCGCCGGGCTGATCATCGAGAAACTGTCCGGCATGTCCTACGCCGACTACGTCCAGAAGAACCTCTTCGAGAAGGCCGGCATGGCGAGCTCCGCGTATTGCTCGGAGAAGGACATCATGAAGCGCAAGGTGAAGGGCTACGAGTACGGGGCGGACAGCGCACTGCACCACAAGGGATTCCTCGTGCACACCTGGCCGTACGCCGCAGGCTCGCTCTGCTCGACGGTGCGTGACCTCGCGGCCTGGAATCGCGCCCTGCACAATGGCCAGGTGTTGCCCCCGGCCTCCTACACGGAGATGATCACCCCGGGCGTGCTCAACGACGGCACGCGGCTCCGCTACGGCACCGGCCTCGCCCTCCGCACCGTCGGTGGCCACCGTCTCATCGAGCACGGCGGTGGCATCAACGGGTTTGTATCAGCATCGCACTACTATCCGGACGACTCCCTCACCGTGGTCGTGCTGATCAACACCGTCGGGCCGATGGCTGCCGACCCGCTCGCGGTCGACGTGGCGATGAGCATCCTCGGCCGTGCGCCGGCGAAGACCGAGACCTTCAGCGGCGACATGAACGCCCTCGCCGGGGAGTACACCGGCGTCTCTCGTGGCCAAACGATGCGCGCCCGGGTTGCCGTCGAGAACGGAACGCTGAGGCTGCGCGCGGGACCAGACCGGAACATGGTGACGCCCACCCCGGAGCCCGCGCCGGTGACCCTGGTCTACCTCGGTGGCGGGACATGGGCCGACGACGAAACGCACTACGTGTTCACCATGTCGGGAGCGGCGACCACCGAACTCCGGATCGACAGCTCCTACGGGTACTCGATCCTCAAGCGGGCGAAGTAG